A single genomic interval of Pyrobaculum arsenaticum DSM 13514 harbors:
- a CDS encoding ABC transporter ATP-binding protein: MALRVSNLVSGYGRLQVLFGVSFEAPSGSVVSILGPNGAGKTTTLLTVMGVVKPWDGVVELEGVDVTRLPPHRKVELGISLVPEGRRLFPEMTVEENLLMGAYTKRARDKIHDSLELVYSLFPRLKERRKQKAGTMSGGEQQMLAVARALMARPKVLLIDEPSAGLAPKVVADLFQTISQLKKDMSVLLVEQNVAAALEISDYAYVLENGRIILHGPAGELIENEHVKKAYLGV; encoded by the coding sequence ATGGCGCTGAGAGTTTCAAACTTGGTGTCGGGATACGGCAGGTTGCAGGTACTGTTCGGTGTATCATTCGAAGCGCCCAGCGGCTCGGTTGTGTCGATTCTTGGCCCTAATGGCGCTGGCAAAACCACGACGTTGCTAACAGTAATGGGGGTTGTGAAGCCGTGGGACGGCGTCGTTGAGCTCGAAGGCGTAGACGTGACGCGGCTCCCACCGCACAGAAAAGTAGAGCTCGGAATATCCCTCGTCCCAGAGGGTAGGAGGCTTTTCCCAGAAATGACCGTGGAAGAGAACCTCCTGATGGGCGCCTACACGAAGAGGGCAAGGGATAAGATCCACGACAGCCTTGAGTTGGTGTATTCGCTATTCCCGCGGCTGAAGGAGAGAAGAAAGCAGAAGGCTGGCACCATGAGCGGCGGGGAGCAACAAATGCTGGCGGTGGCTAGGGCCCTCATGGCTAGGCCCAAGGTGTTGCTAATAGACGAGCCCAGCGCCGGTCTGGCCCCCAAAGTCGTGGCAGACCTATTCCAGACAATAAGCCAACTAAAAAAAGATATGTCAGTCCTACTAGTCGAGCAAAACGTCGCCGCGGCGCTTGAGATAAGCGACTACGCATACGTGTTAGAAAACGGGAGAATAATCCTCCACGGACCCGCCGGCGAGTTGATAGAAAACGAGCACGTAAAAAAGGCGTACCTGGGAGTATAA
- a CDS encoding phosphate signaling complex PhoU family protein, producing the protein MRRLLDIAEEEISRKISHGAKVAIEALDEALKEEPDVEKIRKMASTIHDIHHEISDLVMEAVARYGPVASDLRFLKSALFISYDIYRVARYALDVATVVRKIGSGCWSKRVAEVGEVVKQMVARAVDMFLRRDASGIREVEKMDDEIVDKAYEEALLDVLRGADRCKVAETVVLRLLERASDHAVYIANHAWYLVTGEVKRS; encoded by the coding sequence ATGAGGAGATTGCTCGACATCGCCGAGGAGGAGATATCTAGAAAAATCAGCCACGGCGCCAAAGTCGCAATTGAAGCGTTGGACGAGGCTCTTAAAGAAGAGCCCGATGTCGAGAAGATTAGGAAAATGGCATCTACGATACACGACATCCACCACGAGATATCTGACTTGGTAATGGAGGCGGTTGCGCGGTACGGGCCTGTTGCCAGCGACTTGCGTTTTTTGAAAAGCGCGCTTTTTATCTCATACGACATCTACAGAGTGGCGCGTTACGCCCTCGACGTCGCCACTGTAGTGAGGAAAATAGGCTCCGGATGTTGGTCCAAGAGAGTTGCCGAGGTCGGAGAGGTGGTGAAGCAGATGGTCGCTAGGGCGGTGGACATGTTCCTCAGACGAGACGCATCCGGCATAAGAGAAGTGGAGAAAATGGATGACGAAATAGTAGACAAGGCATACGAAGAGGCGCTACTCGACGTGCTGAGAGGAGCCGACCGGTGCAAAGTAGCGGAAACCGTCGTGCTGAGACTTCTAGAAAGGGCGTCGGACCACGCAGTGTATATAGCCAACCACGCCTGGTACCTGGTGACAGGAGAAGTAAAGCGAAGCTAG
- a CDS encoding M42 family metallopeptidase, with amino-acid sequence MEDFVQLLKKLSEARGPSGFEDEVREVVIREMEPYVDEVVVDKWGNVIGVKRGSSDYRAMVAAHIDEIGLVVDHIEKEGYLRFRPIGGWNEVTLVSQRVWVRTSDGRWIRGVVGSLPPHVTPSGREREAPEIKDLYIDIGVYSREEAEKLGVTVGSVVVLDREFAVLNGKVVTGKAFDDRVGVAVMLYALRMLEKLPVTLYAVATVQEEVGLRGASVAAERINPHYALALDTTIAADVPGVGERLHVTKLGKGPAIKVLDGGRGGLFIAHPGLRDHIVKLARELGIPYQMEVLYGGTTDAMAIAFRREGVPAAVISVPTRYIHSPVEVLDVEDAVNAAKLLKATLERTTPEIVEKFLDKRVK; translated from the coding sequence ATGGAGGACTTCGTACAGCTTTTGAAAAAGCTCTCGGAGGCGAGGGGGCCGTCGGGCTTTGAGGACGAGGTTAGAGAGGTTGTAATAAGGGAAATGGAGCCTTATGTGGACGAGGTAGTTGTGGATAAGTGGGGCAACGTCATCGGGGTGAAGAGGGGTTCCTCAGACTACAGGGCCATGGTGGCGGCGCACATCGACGAGATCGGACTCGTCGTGGACCACATAGAGAAGGAGGGCTACCTGAGATTCAGACCAATTGGAGGGTGGAATGAGGTTACTCTCGTCAGCCAGCGGGTCTGGGTGAGGACTTCAGATGGCCGGTGGATAAGAGGGGTTGTGGGGTCTCTGCCGCCGCATGTAACGCCGAGCGGGAGGGAGCGCGAGGCGCCTGAGATTAAGGACTTGTATATAGACATCGGCGTGTATAGCAGAGAGGAGGCGGAGAAGCTAGGCGTCACCGTCGGATCTGTGGTTGTGCTGGATAGGGAATTCGCCGTGTTGAACGGAAAGGTGGTTACCGGGAAGGCGTTTGACGACAGGGTGGGAGTAGCCGTGATGCTCTACGCCTTGAGGATGCTGGAAAAACTACCTGTCACCCTCTACGCCGTGGCGACCGTCCAGGAGGAGGTTGGACTCCGCGGGGCAAGCGTCGCTGCAGAGCGAATTAATCCCCACTACGCTCTTGCCTTGGACACCACAATTGCCGCCGACGTGCCGGGCGTGGGGGAGAGGCTCCACGTAACTAAGCTGGGCAAGGGCCCGGCCATAAAGGTGCTGGACGGCGGTAGGGGCGGCCTATTCATAGCCCACCCAGGTCTGAGGGATCACATCGTGAAGTTGGCGAGGGAGCTCGGTATTCCCTACCAGATGGAGGTTCTTTACGGCGGTACCACCGACGCCATGGCCATAGCCTTTAGGAGGGAGGGCGTCCCCGCCGCTGTTATCTCGGTGCCTACGCGGTATATCCACTCCCCGGTAGAGGTGCTCGACGTGGAGGACGCTGTAAACGCGGCTAAGTTGCTTAAGGCAACGCTGGAAAGGACTACGCCGGAGATCGTGGAGAAGTTTCTTGACAAGAGAGTTAAGTAG